A single region of the Drosophila miranda strain MSH22 chromosome 2, D.miranda_PacBio2.1, whole genome shotgun sequence genome encodes:
- the LOC108156300 gene encoding protein CREBRF homolog, producing the protein MTENQLYPMSSEFFDTGSNSSSNTLKYDLYSLGSSVVGVAALPTLTINTGYGSSNNQCSTSTTNTCNVMLSTTAITIPRGNNHNQNHHHPYQQPDLQTPRHHPSPLHTLPSMATHHQQQQQQQQQQQQLQQQLQQQQQQQQHSHLALGELSDFGLDALDAASLSPTLLQDVSLSAASPLNSTLYNGGNSSGAGGYFAPDMSQTLSLNVVSEQVLQLQDGVAGQNELLYEMTPNSNTMWSDISSAIIHTKHEPFSLDDDYIFPNDKAEIQAADLADLNGGDFLDVIGSIEDFLPPATVSQSVNFMLSPQGAQGQDSLVAPPMELLQQQQQQQHQQHQFHVGSLPQLQTLLTLTQQSNSSSSTSPYEIYHSTPQKPQQQLAASFSPGSQASHSPLTPPPPPHANRSQYQMVKSRNMQDLIKKGFPMSSPPERSMLSQSAALSPGGSSGFGSAASGNSTAPDGSGPSSSSSQAAGGASSVRKSFGFQGGSMESSNSQLSRLSSSAPTHLGNEQIWMRREPRQHLLSTGSLAEAESFSSLSTGSVLSPDGIDFSQDDEDDNSSENSDNYDDFSSDNGGGSGDEDETRTSTPNQLSSSKGKERFFWQYNVQAKGPKGKRLVFQSKLEDPHHLNEVTDPVFSPTCSVRGIKVYKHSGKARKGDGNDLTPNARKLHNIGKELDKLSRTINDMTPVSELPFNSRPKSRKEKNKLASRACRLKKKAQHEANKIKLYGLEIEHKRLINGIAELKQALALKHRTKSLGESTEEVDLQIARIYTTAKTGVCIAGGSTDFVNKVLENMRGGLHNGGLEDLRKSS; encoded by the exons ATGACAGAGAATCAGCTGTATCCCATGTCATCGGAATTCTTTGACACTggctccaacagcagcagcaatacgttGAAGTACGATCTGTATTCCCTGGGATCGAGCGTTGTGGGCGTGGCGGCCCTGCCCACATTGACCATCAATACGGGCTATGGGAGTAGCAACAATCAATGCTCGACGAGCACCACAAATACCTGTAATGTAATGCTTAGTACAACGGCCATAACCATACCACGTGGCAACAATCACAACCAGAACCATCATCATCCGTACCAGCAGCCGGATCTACAGACGCCGCGACATCATCCCAGTCCGTTGCATACATTGCCTAGCATGGCGACCcaccaccagcaacagcagcagcagcagcaacaacagcagcaactccagcaacagctgcagcagcaacagcagcagcagcagcactcgcATTTGGCTTTGGGAGAACTCTCCGATTTCGGTTTGGATGCCCTCGATGCGGCCTCCCTGTCGCCCACATTGCTGCAAGACGTTAGCCTGAGTGCTGCATCGCCATTGAACTCCACGCTCTACAACGGCGGCAACAGCAGTGGGGCCGGGGGCTACTTTGCACCCGATATGAGCCAAACGCTCAGCCTGAACGTGGTCAGCGAACaggtgctgcagctgcaggaCGGCGTCGCAGGACAGAACGAGCTGCTGTACGAGATGACGCCCAATTCGAATACCATGTGGAGTGATATCAGCAGTGCCATTATCCATACCAAACACGAACCATTTAGTCTAGACGATGATTACATTTTCCCCAACGACAAGGCTGAGATACAGGCCGCCGATCTGGCCGATCTGAATGGCGGTGACTTTCTGGATGTCATTGGGAGCATAGAGGACTTTCTGCCCCCGGCAACAGTCTCGCAAAGTGTCAATTTCATGTTGTCCCCGCAGGGGGCCCAGGGACAGGACTCGCTGGTGGCACCACCCATGGAGTtgcttcagcagcagcagcaacagcagcatcagcagcaccaGTTCCATGTCGGCAGCCTGCCGCAATTGCAGACGCTCCTCACACTGACCCAACAGTCGAACAGCAGTTCCTCCACTAGTCCCTACGAGATCTACCACAGTACACCGCAgaagccgcagcagcagctggcggCCAGCTTCTCGCCCGGCAGCCAGGCGTCGCATTCCCCATTgacgccaccgccgccgccgcacgCCAATCGCTCCCAGTACCAGATGGTCAAGTCGCGGAACATGCAGGATCTCATCAAGAAGGGCTTTCCCATGTCTTCGCCGCCGGAAAGATCGATGCTGAGCCAGTCGGCCGCACTGAGTCCGGGCGGCAGCAGTGGCTTTGGCAGTGCCGCCTCCGGGAACAGCACTGCCCCGGATGGAAGCGGtccgagcagcagcagcagtcaggCGGCTGGAGGCGCTAGCAGTGTACGCAAGTCGTTTGGCTTTCAAGGAGGCTCCATGGAGAGCAGCAACTCGCAGCTGAGCCGACTGAGCTCGTCGGCGCCCACCCATCTGGGGAATGAGCAGATTTGGATGCGACGAGAGCCGCGTCAGCATTTACTCTCTACCGGTTCGCTGGCCGAGGCCGAGAGCTTCTCATCGCTGAGCACGGGCAGTGTCCTGTCGCCGGATGGCATTGACTTCTCGCAGGACGATGAGGACGACAACTCGAGTGAGAATAGCGACAACTACGACGACTTTAGCAGCGACAACGGCGGTGGCTCTGGCGATGAGGACGAGACACGCACCTCAACGCCCAACCAATTGTCCAGCAGCAAGGGCAAAGAGCGCTTCTTCTGGCAGTACAATGTCCAGGCCAAGGGACCCAAGGGCAAGCGTTTGGTCTTCCAATCCAAGCTCGAGGATCCGCATCATCTCAACGAGGTCACCGATCCCGTCTTCAGTCCCACCTGCTCGGTGCGAGGCATAAAAGTGTACAAG CATAGCGGCAAGGCCCGCAAGGGCGATGGCAATGACCTGACACCGAACGCCCGAAAACTGCACAACATTGGCAAGGAGCTGGACAAACTGAGTCGCACCATCAACGACATGACCCCCGTATCGGAGCTGCCCTTCAATTCGCGTCCCAAGTCACGCAAGGAGAAGAACAAGCTGGCCTCCCGTGCCTGTCGCCTGAAGAAGAAGGCCCAGCATGAGGCAAACAAAATCAAGCTGTATGGCCTTGAAATAGAACACA AGCGCCTCATCAATGGCATTGCCGAGCTCAAGCAGGCCTTGGCCCTCAAGCATCGCACCAAAAGTCTGGGCGAGTCCACGGAGGAGGTGGATCTGCAGATTGCACGCATTTATACAACGGCCAAAA cTGGTGTTTGCATCGCGGGCGGCTCTACGGATTTCGTGAACAAAGTGCTGGAGAATATGCGCGGCGGCTTGCACAATGGCGGCCTGGAGGACCTGCGTAAATCATcatag